A window from Zingiber officinale cultivar Zhangliang chromosome 7A, Zo_v1.1, whole genome shotgun sequence encodes these proteins:
- the LOC122002730 gene encoding uncharacterized protein HI_0077-like, with product MSERKGDGNHGGADAQTLVEAALEVLNMADPFEKARLGEASAVRWLQGAICIPYSDDGPPPPVPDRPARLTTMKLVSPSMMPKLGKAGSLQSRQAIVHSLAHTESWAIDLSWDIIARFGRLEAMPREFFTDFVKIARDEGRHFTLLAERLEELGTYYGALPAHDGLWDSALETSKSLLARLAVEHCVHEARGLDVLPTTISRFRNAGDERTATLLETVVYPEEITHCAAGVKWFRYLCLREASKHHGSETICGYVEHVQPMVGQSIPYQQEADKEDGEIKNLEHNVGSFLKISYDEQELVIQRFHATVREHFRGPLKPPFNAEARKAAGFGPDWYEPLASK from the exons ATGAGCGAAAGAAAGGGAGATGGCAACCACGGCGGCGCGGACGCACAGACTCTGGTGGAGGCCGCGCTTGAGGTCTTGAACATGGCCGATCCGTTTGAGAAGGCTCGTCTCGGTGAAGCCTCTGCCGTCCGATGGCTACAAGGCGCGATCTGTATCCCCTATAGTGACGATGGTCCTCCTCCGCCCGTCCCCGATCGACCCGCCCGGCTCACAACA ATGAAGCTGGTGTCTCCGAGCATGATGCCGAAACTCGGCAAAGCAGGAAGCCTTCAAAGCCGGCAAGCTATTGTACACAGCCTCGCCCACACGGAAAGCTGGGCCATCGATCTTTCCTGG GATATTATTGCTCGATTTGGGAGGCTGGAGGCGATGCCCAGGGAATTTTTtactgactttgtaaagataGCCCGAGATGAAGGCCGACACTTCACACTGCTTGCCGAGAGGCTGGAGGAGCTCGGCACGTACTATGGAGCTCTCCCTGCGCATGATGGCCTCTGGGACTCTGCGTTGGAGACCTCCAAAAGCCTGTTGGCCCGTCTCGCTGTGGAGCACTGCGTGCACGAG GCTAGAGGACTTGATGTCCTTCCTACCACCATCTCTCGATTCCGGAATGCAGGGGATGAGAGAACTGCAACTTTACTGGAAACTGTGGTATATCCAGAAGAAATAACACACTGTGCTGCTGGTGTTAAATGGTTCAGATACTTGTGCCTTAGGGAAGCAAGCAAACATCATGGTTCAGAGACCATTTGTGGATATGTTGAACATGTGCAACCCATGGTGGGACAAAGCATTCCCTACCAGCAAGAAGCTGATAAGGAGGATGGTGAGATAAAAAACCTGGAACACAATGTCGGAAGCTTTCTAAAAATAAGCTATGATGAACAAGAGTTAGTAATCCAGCGTTTTCATGCCACTGTCCGTGAACACTTTCGGGGCCCACTTAAGCCCCCTTTCAATGCCGAAGCAAGGAAAGCTGCTGGCTTTGGACCTGACTGGTACGAGCCCTTGGCATCAAAATAG